From a single Streptomyces liliifuscus genomic region:
- a CDS encoding ATP-binding protein — translation MKEQIPEAVFWCVAVGLLAVTVLLVRQRGITARLRRRTTELADDVRAREDEVRHLVAVRLPALEDHGPQQPLAGVGLLDARLSGSGFAKSLDHVLERFATAVEHAQSRADQSAKAALKSSMRSIQALANEQQVAISDMQDRHDRPDVLRDLLEIDHANAQFGRRAQAIAVLCGSWPGRQRSTSALIEVVRGATSRIRDYRRVQIHGQADIAVESRAVEPVVLTIAELLDNAARHSQPNTKVEVNVQSVHNGACVIIDDAGVGMDAHATERAAALLSGRHAVDVTRLDDPPQFGFAVIGVLAARYGFSVSADTRSPYGGVRAVVFLPSALLTHRDTAEELPPVTAPPARASASRTPAASARTTEAARTTEPAGRTPASADTSEAALAPSSVASTSAASTSAASASAASASVDDSVPGRSAGLPLPAETAAAAATATTAGGLPKRRRRAQAQAEPAAGAQEPPAPLDDPGDRSAEETARRMGAFARGTLHGRAAQDTTPHEDEGNIQG, via the coding sequence ATGAAGGAACAGATACCGGAGGCGGTGTTCTGGTGCGTGGCCGTCGGCCTGCTCGCCGTCACCGTGCTGCTGGTGCGCCAGCGCGGGATCACCGCGCGGCTGCGCCGACGCACCACCGAGTTGGCCGACGACGTGCGCGCCCGGGAGGACGAGGTACGGCACCTGGTCGCCGTACGCCTCCCCGCGCTGGAGGACCACGGCCCCCAGCAGCCGCTCGCCGGCGTGGGCCTGCTCGACGCCAGACTCTCCGGCAGTGGCTTCGCGAAGTCCCTCGACCATGTGCTGGAGCGGTTCGCCACCGCCGTGGAGCACGCCCAGTCCCGCGCCGACCAGTCCGCGAAGGCCGCCCTGAAGTCGTCGATGCGCTCGATCCAGGCGCTGGCCAACGAGCAGCAGGTCGCCATCTCCGACATGCAGGACCGCCACGACCGGCCCGACGTGCTGCGCGACCTGCTCGAGATCGACCACGCCAACGCCCAGTTCGGCCGCCGCGCCCAGGCCATCGCCGTACTGTGCGGATCCTGGCCGGGCCGTCAGCGTTCCACGTCCGCGCTGATCGAGGTCGTCCGCGGTGCCACGTCCCGCATCCGCGACTACCGGCGCGTACAGATCCACGGCCAGGCCGACATCGCCGTCGAGAGCCGGGCCGTCGAGCCGGTCGTGCTCACCATCGCCGAGCTGCTCGACAACGCGGCCCGCCACTCGCAGCCCAACACCAAGGTCGAGGTCAACGTCCAGTCCGTGCACAACGGCGCCTGCGTGATCATCGACGACGCGGGTGTCGGCATGGACGCCCACGCCACCGAGCGGGCCGCCGCCCTGCTGTCCGGACGGCACGCGGTGGACGTCACCCGGCTCGACGACCCGCCCCAGTTCGGGTTCGCCGTCATCGGCGTGCTCGCCGCGCGTTACGGGTTCAGCGTCTCCGCCGACACCCGCTCCCCGTACGGAGGCGTCCGTGCCGTCGTGTTCCTGCCGTCCGCCCTGCTCACGCACCGGGACACCGCGGAGGAGCTGCCGCCCGTGACCGCACCGCCCGCCCGCGCCTCCGCCTCCCGTACGCCGGCCGCGTCGGCCCGTACGACCGAGGCCGCCCGCACCACCGAGCCCGCCGGTCGTACGCCCGCGTCCGCCGATACATCCGAAGCGGCGCTCGCGCCGTCCTCCGTCGCATCCACATCCGCCGCATCCACGTCCGCCGCATCGGCATCCGCCGCATCCGCCTCCGTCGACGACTCGGTGCCCGGCCGGTCCGCCGGGCTGCCGCTGCCCGCCGAGACGGCTGCCGCGGCCGCCACGGCGACCACGGCCGGTGGACTGCCCAAGCGGCGCAGGCGGGCCCAGGCGCAGGCGGAGCCCGCCGCCGGAGCGCAGGAGCCGCCCGCGCCCCTCGACGATCCCGGCGACCGCTCGGCCGAGGAGACCGCCCGCCGCATGGGTGCGTTCGCCCGCGGCACGCTCCACGGCCGTGCCGCCCAGGACACCACCCCCCACGAAGACGAAGGGAACATCCAAGGATGA
- a CDS encoding AraC family transcriptional regulator has protein sequence MPAGTYIVESQTTGEVDPRERTDFWSEHVGSYQTRMDFRYASPETFRGEMIRQGTDTYQIVDWSCDKIEYVRTPRLVRQEPDPDYRFLLPLSGELVLRQDDQEARLAPGAGSLMTLGAPFQLLHDASLRGIIFSIPAREIDGPLNRKSPLATGIDLTTGLGKVVGSMLESLSAERESLTTTEFNAVSDRIVELLCMITVGDDRPDSSGHLTEVEAVVRRHVREHAADPGLTGTSMARALGWSLRQIQLALQRVGTTPRELIREERLRLVRDRLQCGECEHMTITDLAYASGFSSASALSTAFRQRFGVSPREMRHGVR, from the coding sequence TTGCCCGCGGGAACCTACATCGTGGAGTCGCAGACGACCGGTGAGGTGGATCCGCGTGAGCGGACCGACTTCTGGAGCGAGCATGTCGGGTCCTACCAGACGCGGATGGACTTCAGATACGCGAGCCCCGAGACGTTCCGCGGCGAGATGATCCGGCAGGGCACCGACACGTACCAGATCGTCGACTGGAGTTGCGACAAGATCGAGTACGTCCGTACGCCGCGGCTCGTGCGGCAGGAGCCCGATCCCGACTACCGGTTTCTGCTTCCGCTCTCCGGGGAGCTGGTGCTGCGGCAGGACGACCAGGAGGCGCGGCTCGCGCCCGGTGCGGGGAGTCTGATGACGCTCGGGGCGCCGTTCCAGTTGCTCCACGACGCGTCGTTGCGGGGGATCATCTTCTCCATACCCGCCCGTGAGATCGACGGGCCGCTCAACCGGAAATCGCCGTTGGCGACCGGTATCGATCTGACGACCGGGCTGGGGAAGGTCGTCGGCTCCATGCTCGAGAGCCTGTCGGCGGAGCGGGAGAGTCTGACGACGACCGAGTTCAACGCCGTGTCCGACCGGATCGTCGAGCTGCTGTGCATGATCACTGTCGGGGACGACCGGCCCGACTCGTCCGGGCATCTGACGGAGGTCGAGGCGGTGGTCCGCCGTCACGTGCGGGAGCACGCGGCGGATCCCGGGCTCACCGGGACGTCGATGGCGCGGGCGCTGGGGTGGTCGTTGCGGCAGATTCAGCTGGCGTTGCAGCGGGTGGGGACCACGCCGCGGGAGTTGATCCGTGAGGAGCGGTTGCGGCTTGTGCGGGATCGGCTTCAGTGCGGGGAGTGTGAGCACATGACGATCACGGATCTGGCGTATGCGTCGGGGTTCTCGTCCGCGAGCGCGTTGAGTACGGCGTTCAGGCAGCGGTTCGGGGTGAGTCCGCGGGAGATGCGGCACGGGGTGCGTTGA
- the ku gene encoding non-homologous end joining protein Ku translates to MRSIWNGAISFGLVSIPIKLVNATESHSISFRQIHLEDGGRIRYRKVCELEEREVSAPEIGKAYEDADGSMIPITDEDLASLPIPTARTIEIVAFVPADRIDPLQMDTAYYLAANGVPAAKPYTLLREALKRSQKVAIAKFALRGRERLGMLRVVDDVIAMHGLLWPDEIRTPESVAPDSSVTVRDKELDLADALMDTLGEVDLNELHDDYREAVEELIAAKASGEKMPAAPSAEKGGGKVIDLMAALESSVRQAKVARGEATSADSDADVKPIRKTPARKTSPKPASGKKSTAKKTTAKKTAAAKKTTADSTKKSAAKKTPAKKSPPRKRASA, encoded by the coding sequence GTGCGATCCATATGGAACGGCGCCATCTCCTTCGGCCTGGTCAGCATCCCGATCAAGCTCGTGAACGCCACCGAGAGCCACTCGATCTCCTTCCGCCAGATCCATCTGGAGGACGGCGGCCGCATTCGCTACCGCAAGGTGTGCGAGCTGGAGGAGCGCGAGGTGTCGGCGCCGGAGATCGGCAAGGCGTATGAGGACGCGGACGGGTCGATGATCCCGATCACGGACGAGGACCTGGCGTCCCTGCCCATCCCGACCGCCCGGACGATCGAGATCGTGGCCTTCGTGCCGGCCGACCGGATCGATCCGCTCCAGATGGACACGGCGTACTACCTGGCGGCGAACGGGGTGCCGGCGGCCAAGCCGTACACGTTGCTGCGGGAGGCGCTGAAGCGCAGCCAGAAGGTCGCCATCGCGAAGTTCGCCCTGCGGGGGCGTGAGCGGCTCGGGATGCTGCGGGTCGTCGACGACGTCATCGCGATGCACGGGCTTCTCTGGCCGGACGAGATCCGTACGCCCGAGAGTGTCGCGCCCGACTCCAGCGTCACCGTGCGGGACAAGGAGCTCGATCTCGCTGACGCGCTGATGGACACCCTGGGTGAGGTGGACCTCAACGAACTCCACGACGACTATCGCGAGGCCGTCGAGGAGCTCATCGCGGCCAAGGCCTCCGGCGAGAAGATGCCGGCCGCGCCCTCCGCCGAGAAGGGCGGCGGCAAGGTCATCGACCTCATGGCCGCGCTGGAGAGCAGCGTCCGTCAGGCGAAGGTCGCGCGCGGGGAGGCCACGTCGGCGGACTCCGACGCGGACGTCAAGCCCATCCGCAAGACCCCGGCCCGCAAGACCTCCCCCAAGCCGGCCTCGGGCAAGAAGTCGACAGCCAAGAAGACGACCGCGAAGAAAACGGCGGCAGCCAAGAAGACGACAGCCGACTCCACGAAGAAGTCAGCCGCGAAGAAAACCCCGGCGAAGAAGTCGCCCCCTCGCAAGCGGGCGTCGGCCTAA